In the genome of Cupriavidus taiwanensis, one region contains:
- a CDS encoding S-(hydroxymethyl)glutathione dehydrogenase/class III alcohol dehydrogenase has product MKTKAAIAWKAGAPLTIEDVDLDGPRAGEVLVEVKATGICHTDYYTLSGADPEGIFPAILGHEGAGIVTDVGPGVTSLKPGDHVIPLYTPECRQCKFCLSRKTNLCQAIRATQGKGLMPDGTSRFSLDGKPIFHYMGTSTFANHIVVPEIALAKIRPDAPFDKVCYIGCGVTTGVGAVLFTAKVEAGANVVVFGLGGIGLNVIQAAKMVGADKIIGVDLNPAREAMARKFGMTHFINPKEVDNVVDHIIQLTDGGADYSFECIGNTQVMRQALECCHKGWGKSIIIGVAEAGAEISTRPFQLVTGREWKGSAFGGARGRTDVPKIVDWYMEGKLNIDDLITHTLPLERINEGFDLMKRGESIRSVVLY; this is encoded by the coding sequence ATGAAAACCAAAGCCGCCATCGCCTGGAAAGCCGGCGCCCCGCTGACCATCGAAGACGTCGACCTCGACGGCCCGCGCGCCGGCGAAGTGCTGGTGGAGGTGAAGGCCACCGGCATCTGCCACACCGACTACTACACGCTGTCCGGCGCAGACCCGGAAGGCATTTTCCCGGCGATCCTGGGCCATGAGGGTGCGGGCATCGTCACCGATGTCGGCCCCGGCGTGACCTCGCTCAAGCCCGGCGACCACGTGATTCCGCTGTACACGCCGGAATGCCGCCAGTGCAAGTTCTGCCTGTCGCGCAAGACCAACCTGTGCCAGGCCATCCGCGCGACGCAAGGCAAGGGCCTGATGCCGGACGGCACCTCGCGCTTCTCGCTCGACGGCAAGCCCATCTTCCACTACATGGGCACCTCGACCTTCGCCAACCACATCGTGGTGCCGGAGATCGCGCTGGCGAAGATCCGCCCGGATGCGCCGTTCGACAAGGTCTGCTACATCGGCTGCGGCGTCACCACCGGCGTGGGCGCGGTGCTGTTCACCGCCAAGGTCGAGGCCGGCGCCAACGTGGTCGTGTTCGGCCTGGGCGGCATCGGCCTGAACGTGATCCAGGCGGCCAAGATGGTGGGCGCCGACAAGATCATCGGCGTCGACCTGAACCCGGCGCGCGAGGCGATGGCGCGCAAGTTCGGCATGACGCATTTCATCAACCCGAAGGAGGTCGACAACGTGGTCGACCACATCATCCAGCTCACCGACGGCGGCGCGGACTACTCGTTCGAATGCATCGGCAATACGCAGGTCATGCGCCAGGCGCTGGAGTGCTGCCACAAGGGCTGGGGCAAGTCGATCATCATCGGCGTGGCCGAGGCCGGCGCCGAGATCTCGACGCGTCCGTTCCAGCTGGTGACCGGTCGCGAGTGGAAAGGCTCCGCCTTCGGCGGCGCGCGCGGCCGCACCGACGTGCCGAAGATCGTCGACTGGTACATGGAAGGCAAGCTCAATATCGACGACCTGATCACGCACACGCTGCCGCTGGAGCGCATCAACGAAGGCTTCGACCTGATGAAGCGCGGCGAGTCGATCCGCTCGGTAGTGCTGTACTGA
- a CDS encoding AraC family transcriptional regulator — MEKGSVAICFVHHAIAGLRARGIDPEPVLRGAGIAPALLTVPQARVSAASYSELWLAVAAALDDEFFGQDSRSMKCGSFAMLCHAVAGSRTLAQALERITRYFRLLLDDIGVRLERHGDEAALVLTAPSAHLGRQPGVFAQETMLIMLHGLMSWLLRRRVPVRLAAFTYAEPAYSAEYRVMYSRQLAFAQPATALVFDAALLDQPVRHDERSLKAFLRDAPHNVVVKYSDRSSMGARVRRLLRNQRPDQWPTFEDLAVSLNLSASSLRRRLMEEGVSYQDLKDALRRDLAIEALSHSGRPVADIAAELGFAEPGAFHRAFRRWTGSRPGAYRRVAEG; from the coding sequence ATGGAAAAAGGCAGTGTCGCCATCTGTTTCGTCCACCACGCCATTGCGGGGCTGCGCGCGCGCGGCATCGACCCGGAGCCGGTGCTGCGCGGCGCCGGCATCGCGCCGGCGCTGCTGACCGTGCCGCAGGCGCGGGTTTCGGCTGCCAGCTACAGCGAGCTGTGGCTGGCCGTGGCGGCCGCGCTGGATGACGAGTTCTTCGGCCAGGATTCGCGCAGCATGAAGTGCGGCAGCTTTGCCATGCTGTGCCATGCGGTGGCGGGCAGCCGCACGCTGGCGCAGGCGCTGGAGCGCATCACGCGGTACTTCCGGCTGCTGCTCGACGATATCGGCGTGCGGCTGGAGCGCCATGGCGACGAGGCCGCGCTGGTGCTGACCGCGCCGAGCGCGCACCTGGGGCGGCAGCCCGGCGTGTTTGCGCAGGAGACCATGCTGATCATGCTGCATGGCCTGATGAGCTGGCTGCTGCGGCGGCGCGTGCCGGTGCGGCTGGCCGCGTTCACCTATGCCGAACCCGCGTATAGCGCCGAATATCGCGTCATGTATTCGCGCCAGCTGGCCTTCGCGCAGCCGGCCACGGCGCTGGTGTTCGACGCGGCCCTGCTGGACCAGCCGGTGCGCCACGATGAGCGCAGCCTGAAGGCGTTCCTGCGCGACGCGCCGCACAACGTGGTGGTCAAGTATTCGGACCGCAGCAGCATGGGTGCGCGCGTGCGCCGGCTGCTGCGCAACCAGCGTCCGGATCAATGGCCGACCTTCGAAGACCTGGCCGTCAGCCTGAACCTGTCGGCCTCGTCATTGCGGCGCCGGCTGATGGAGGAGGGCGTGAGCTACCAGGACCTGAAGGATGCGCTGCGGCGCGACCTGGCGATCGAGGCGCTCAGCCATTCCGGGCGCCCGGTCGCCGATATCGCGGCCGAACTCGGCTTTGCCGAGCCCGGCGCGTTCCACCGGGCCTTCCGGCGCTGGACCGGATCGCGCCCGGGGGCCTACCGCCGCGTGGCGGAAGGCTGA
- a CDS encoding enoyl-CoA hydratase, producing the protein MIEFALHGHVATLTLSRPPANAFTAEGLQQLRELVAKIDANPEVRAVVITGAGEKFFSAGADLNGFAEGDRAHARVMAQQFGSAFEALQNARPVVIAAINGFAMGGGLECALACDIRIAEEQAQMALPEAAVGLLPCGCGTQTLPWLVGEGWAKRMILTNERVDAATALRIGLVEEVVPRGQALATALAMAERAGQVSPRAAAHSKRLVHLARQGVPRQAALALERERFVDLFDDADQREGVNAFLEKRAPQWRNA; encoded by the coding sequence ATGATCGAGTTTGCCCTGCACGGTCATGTCGCCACGCTGACGCTGAGCCGCCCGCCCGCCAACGCGTTCACCGCCGAAGGCCTGCAACAGCTGCGCGAGCTGGTGGCAAAGATCGACGCCAACCCGGAAGTCCGCGCCGTGGTCATCACCGGAGCCGGCGAAAAATTCTTCAGCGCCGGCGCCGACCTGAACGGCTTTGCCGAGGGCGACCGCGCACACGCGCGCGTGATGGCGCAGCAGTTCGGCAGCGCCTTCGAAGCGCTGCAGAATGCGCGTCCGGTGGTGATTGCCGCGATCAACGGCTTTGCCATGGGCGGCGGGCTGGAATGCGCGCTGGCCTGCGATATCCGCATCGCCGAGGAGCAGGCGCAGATGGCACTGCCCGAAGCCGCCGTGGGGCTGCTGCCCTGCGGCTGCGGCACGCAGACACTGCCGTGGCTGGTGGGTGAAGGCTGGGCCAAGCGAATGATCCTGACGAACGAGCGCGTCGACGCGGCCACCGCGCTGCGCATCGGGCTGGTGGAGGAAGTCGTGCCGCGCGGCCAGGCCCTTGCCACGGCGCTGGCGATGGCCGAACGCGCCGGCCAGGTCAGCCCGCGTGCCGCCGCGCACAGCAAGCGGCTGGTGCACCTGGCGCGCCAGGGCGTGCCGCGCCAGGCCGCGCTGGCGCTGGAGCGCGAGCGCTTTGTCGACCTGTTCGACGATGCCGACCAGCGCGAAGGCGTCAACGCCTTCCTCGAGAAACGCGCGCCGCAATGGCGCAACGCCTAG
- a CDS encoding NTP/NDP exchange transporter, whose translation MDKPARDASTRGPARLWRGFGVRSGEAGAVVAGFLFFFCLFASYFMLRPVRETMGIAGGVKNLQWLFTATFVVMLAAIPLYGAVCAWLPRRRFVPWVYAFFIANLLAFAMATRVLPDNVWLARVFYVWLSVFNLFVVSVAWSLMADVFRPEQARRLFALLAAGASAGGLAGPMLGGWLVPHIGLTGLMLLSAALLASTLPGVGWLFGWRRRAGAGVEPPDQAVASAAQDPANPIGGGLLAGLSLLLRSRYLLGIGLFVILLATASTFLYFEQARLVAEAFPERTRQTQVFSALDAVVQALTILVQLFFTGRMARRYGVTVLLTAVPLAVAAGFVVLALLPTFGVLAGVMILRRVGEYALLRPGREMLFTVVDAETKYKAKNVIDTAVYRAGDAVSAWVKTAIDALSGHPATVALAGALLAVGWAGLGWWLGRRHAGQLETTADGVVGHEAGHAAELVARRR comes from the coding sequence GTGGACAAGCCCGCGCGCGACGCATCCACCCGTGGCCCGGCCCGCCTGTGGCGCGGCTTTGGCGTGCGCAGCGGCGAAGCCGGCGCCGTGGTGGCCGGCTTCCTGTTCTTCTTCTGCCTGTTCGCCAGCTACTTCATGCTGCGCCCGGTGCGCGAAACCATGGGCATCGCCGGCGGCGTGAAAAACCTGCAATGGCTGTTCACCGCCACCTTTGTCGTGATGCTGGCGGCGATCCCGCTCTACGGCGCGGTCTGCGCCTGGCTGCCGCGGCGCCGCTTCGTGCCATGGGTCTATGCCTTCTTCATTGCCAACCTGCTGGCCTTTGCGATGGCCACGCGCGTCCTGCCCGACAACGTCTGGCTGGCGCGCGTGTTCTACGTGTGGCTATCCGTGTTCAACCTGTTCGTGGTGTCGGTGGCCTGGAGCCTGATGGCCGATGTGTTCCGTCCCGAGCAGGCGCGCCGCCTGTTCGCGCTGCTGGCCGCCGGCGCCAGCGCGGGCGGACTGGCCGGGCCGATGCTGGGCGGCTGGCTGGTGCCCCACATCGGCCTGACCGGCCTGATGCTGCTGTCGGCCGCCCTGCTGGCCTCCACCTTGCCGGGGGTGGGCTGGCTGTTCGGCTGGCGTCGCCGTGCCGGCGCCGGCGTGGAGCCGCCGGACCAGGCTGTTGCCAGCGCGGCGCAGGATCCGGCCAATCCGATCGGCGGCGGGCTGCTGGCCGGGCTGTCGCTGCTGCTGCGCTCGCGCTACCTGCTCGGCATCGGCCTGTTCGTGATCCTGCTGGCCACCGCCAGCACCTTCCTCTACTTCGAGCAGGCCCGGCTGGTCGCCGAGGCGTTCCCCGAGCGCACCCGCCAGACCCAGGTGTTCAGCGCGCTGGATGCCGTGGTGCAGGCGCTGACCATCCTGGTACAGCTGTTCTTCACCGGCCGCATGGCGCGCCGCTATGGCGTCACGGTGCTGCTGACCGCGGTGCCGCTGGCCGTTGCCGCTGGCTTCGTCGTGCTGGCGCTGCTGCCCACCTTCGGCGTGCTGGCCGGCGTCATGATCCTGCGGCGCGTCGGTGAATACGCGCTGCTGCGCCCGGGCCGCGAGATGCTGTTCACCGTGGTCGATGCCGAAACCAAGTACAAGGCCAAGAACGTCATCGACACCGCCGTCTACCGCGCGGGCGATGCGGTCAGCGCCTGGGTCAAGACCGCGATCGATGCCCTGTCCGGCCATCCGGCGACGGTGGCCTTGGCGGGCGCGTTGCTCGCGGTAGGCTGGGCGGGCCTCGGCTGGTGGCTGGGGCGACGGCATGCGGGGCAGTTGGAAACAACGGCCGATGGAGTTGTTGGCCACGAAGCCGGCCATGCCGCTGAACTAGTGGCCCGCAGACGCTGA
- a CDS encoding Crp/Fnr family transcriptional regulator, with translation MSLDALLARSPWAAALTPEQRDRVRAEVRERAVPQGAYVIRKGDRADSWLGVAEGLVKVHCASPSGKRATLTGVPAGGWLGEGSLLKREALRYDVVALRDSRIACMPGATFRWLQETSLPFNRYLLDQLNERLGLFIATVEHERLHGIEGRVARALATLFNPVLCPGLGPALHLTQEEVGLLAGISRQRANAALKVLEGEGLLAVEHGAVHVLDLDALRRY, from the coding sequence GTGAGCCTCGACGCGCTGCTGGCGCGCAGCCCCTGGGCCGCGGCACTGACACCGGAGCAACGCGACCGCGTGCGCGCCGAGGTGCGCGAGCGCGCGGTGCCGCAAGGCGCTTATGTCATCCGCAAGGGCGACCGGGCCGACAGCTGGCTGGGCGTCGCCGAGGGCCTGGTCAAGGTGCATTGCGCCTCGCCCTCCGGCAAGCGTGCCACGTTGACCGGCGTGCCGGCGGGAGGCTGGCTGGGAGAAGGGTCGTTACTGAAGCGCGAGGCGCTGCGCTATGACGTGGTGGCGCTGCGCGATTCCCGCATCGCCTGCATGCCCGGTGCCACGTTCCGCTGGTTGCAGGAAACCAGCCTGCCCTTCAACCGCTACCTGCTCGACCAGCTCAACGAACGGCTCGGCCTGTTTATCGCCACCGTCGAGCATGAACGACTGCATGGCATCGAGGGCCGCGTGGCGCGGGCGCTGGCGACGTTGTTCAATCCGGTGCTGTGCCCGGGTCTGGGTCCGGCGCTGCATCTGACGCAGGAGGAGGTGGGCCTGCTCGCGGGGATTTCGCGCCAGCGGGCCAATGCCGCGCTCAAGGTGCTGGAGGGCGAAGGCTTGCTGGCGGTCGAGCACGGCGCCGTGCACGTGCTCGACCTGGACGCGCTGCGTCGCTACTGA
- a CDS encoding CoA-acylating methylmalonate-semialdehyde dehydrogenase, with protein sequence MTAVPNTATAVPTVPLLINGEWVDSSATEFRNVVNPATQQVLARVPLATASEVAAAVGAAHRAFATWRHTPIGARLRVMLRFQALIREHSKRIAAILTAEQGKTLADAEGDIFRGLEVVEHACSIGTLQQGGFAENVAATVDTYTLQQPIGVCAGITPFNFPAMIPLWMFPMAIVCGNTFVLKPSEQDPLSTMELVKLALEAGVPPGVLNVVHGAKDVVDALCTHPDIKAVSFVGSTAVGTHVYNLAGAHGKRVQSMMGAKNHAVVLPDAHKEQTLNALAGAGFGAAGQRCMATSVVVLVGAARDWVPDLVARAKTLKVGAGAEPGTDVGPVVSVAAKERILGLIAAGEREGATLVLDGRGVEVPGYPQGNFIGPTIFTDVKTDMSIYTEEIFGPVLVVIGVDTLDDAIALVNRNPFGNGTGVFTQSGAAARKFQSEIDVGQVGINIPIPVPVPYFSFTGSRGSKLGDLGPYGKQVVQFYTQTKTVTARWFDDATVNDGVNTTISLK encoded by the coding sequence ATGACTGCCGTGCCCAACACCGCCACCGCCGTGCCGACCGTACCGCTGCTGATCAATGGCGAATGGGTGGACTCGTCCGCCACTGAATTCCGCAACGTGGTCAACCCCGCGACGCAGCAGGTGCTGGCCCGCGTGCCGCTCGCCACGGCCAGCGAAGTCGCGGCGGCCGTGGGCGCCGCGCACCGCGCCTTTGCCACCTGGCGCCACACCCCGATCGGCGCGCGGCTGCGCGTCATGCTGCGCTTCCAGGCGCTGATCCGCGAACACAGCAAGCGCATCGCCGCGATCCTGACCGCCGAGCAGGGCAAGACCCTGGCCGATGCCGAAGGCGATATCTTCCGCGGGCTGGAGGTGGTCGAGCACGCCTGCTCCATCGGCACGCTGCAGCAAGGCGGCTTCGCCGAGAACGTCGCCGCCACCGTCGACACCTACACGCTGCAGCAGCCGATCGGCGTCTGCGCCGGCATTACCCCGTTCAACTTCCCGGCGATGATCCCGCTGTGGATGTTCCCGATGGCGATCGTGTGCGGCAATACCTTCGTGCTCAAGCCGTCCGAGCAGGATCCGCTGTCGACCATGGAGCTGGTCAAGCTGGCGCTGGAAGCCGGCGTGCCGCCGGGGGTGCTGAACGTGGTGCACGGCGCCAAGGACGTGGTCGACGCGCTGTGCACGCACCCGGACATCAAGGCGGTGTCGTTCGTCGGCTCCACCGCCGTCGGCACCCACGTCTACAACCTCGCCGGCGCGCACGGCAAGCGCGTGCAGTCGATGATGGGCGCCAAGAACCACGCGGTGGTGCTGCCCGACGCGCACAAGGAGCAGACCCTGAATGCGCTGGCGGGCGCCGGCTTCGGCGCGGCCGGCCAGCGCTGCATGGCCACGTCCGTGGTGGTGCTGGTGGGCGCGGCGCGTGACTGGGTGCCCGACCTGGTGGCGCGCGCCAAGACCCTGAAGGTCGGTGCCGGCGCCGAGCCGGGCACCGATGTCGGCCCGGTGGTTTCGGTCGCGGCCAAAGAGCGCATTCTCGGCCTGATCGCCGCCGGCGAGCGCGAAGGCGCCACGCTGGTGCTGGACGGTCGCGGCGTGGAAGTCCCGGGATATCCGCAGGGCAACTTCATCGGCCCGACCATCTTCACCGACGTGAAGACCGACATGTCGATCTACACGGAAGAGATCTTCGGGCCGGTGCTGGTGGTGATCGGCGTGGATACGCTGGACGACGCCATCGCGCTGGTCAACCGCAACCCGTTCGGCAACGGCACCGGCGTGTTCACGCAGAGCGGCGCCGCGGCGCGCAAGTTCCAGAGCGAGATCGATGTCGGGCAGGTCGGCATCAACATCCCCATCCCGGTGCCGGTGCCCTACTTCAGCTTCACCGGCTCGCGCGGCTCCAAGCTGGGCGACCTGGGGCCGTATGGCAAGCAGGTGGTGCAGTTCTATACGCAGACCAAGACGGTGACAGCGCGCTGGTTTGACGACGCCACGGTGAATGATGGGGTGAATACGACGATCAGCTTGAAGTAA
- the mmsB gene encoding 3-hydroxyisobutyrate dehydrogenase — MHIAFIGLGNMGAPMARNLLKAGHTLTVFDLNAAAVASLCAEGAGSAGSADSARKAVAEADFVITMLPAAAHVRSAYLGEDGVLAGVRPGVPLVDSSTIDPATVRELAAAAEAHGNALADAPVSGGTVGAQAGTLTFMVGATEALFAQVRPVLAGMGRNLVHCGGTGTGQVAKICNNLILGISMIGVSEAMALGVKLGIDANVLAGIVNTSTGRCWASDTCNPWPGVIETAPAGRGYSGGFGADLMLKDLGLANDAARSVKQPLFLGALAQQVYQAVSHAGDGHLDFSGVIRQYLSAADKESQQ, encoded by the coding sequence ATGCATATCGCCTTCATCGGCCTGGGCAACATGGGCGCGCCCATGGCGCGCAACCTGCTCAAGGCCGGTCACACGCTGACCGTATTCGACCTGAACGCCGCCGCGGTGGCATCGCTGTGCGCCGAGGGCGCCGGCAGCGCCGGCAGCGCCGACTCGGCCCGCAAGGCCGTGGCCGAGGCGGATTTCGTCATCACCATGCTGCCGGCGGCCGCGCACGTGCGCAGCGCCTACCTCGGCGAAGACGGCGTGCTGGCCGGGGTGCGGCCCGGCGTGCCGCTGGTGGACTCCAGCACCATCGACCCCGCCACCGTGCGTGAACTGGCCGCCGCGGCCGAGGCCCACGGCAATGCGCTGGCCGATGCTCCGGTGTCCGGCGGCACCGTCGGCGCGCAGGCCGGCACGCTGACCTTCATGGTCGGCGCCACCGAGGCGCTGTTCGCGCAGGTGCGCCCCGTGCTGGCCGGCATGGGCCGCAACCTGGTCCATTGCGGCGGCACCGGCACCGGCCAGGTCGCCAAGATCTGCAATAACCTGATCCTGGGCATCTCCATGATCGGCGTTTCCGAGGCCATGGCGCTGGGGGTAAAGCTGGGCATCGATGCCAACGTGCTGGCCGGCATCGTCAACACCTCCACCGGCCGCTGCTGGGCTTCCGATACCTGCAACCCATGGCCCGGCGTGATCGAAACCGCGCCGGCCGGCCGCGGCTACAGCGGCGGCTTTGGCGCCGACCTGATGCTCAAGGACCTCGGCCTGGCCAATGACGCCGCGCGCAGCGTGAAGCAGCCGCTGTTCCTGGGCGCGCTGGCGCAGCAGGTCTACCAGGCGGTAAGCCATGCCGGTGATGGCCATCTCGACTTTTCCGGCGTGATCCGCCAGTACCTGTCCGCCGCGGACAAGGAGAGCCAGCAATGA
- a CDS encoding enoyl-CoA hydratase/isomerase family protein, whose translation MRLTEETKTANLDVAEPEVLFQVVNGVGIATLNRPRQLNALSYPMIVALGAQVDAWANDDAIRAVVLRGAGPKAFCAGGDIRALTDSYRDGTPLHRRFFIDEYTLDHRLHRYPKPLVALMDGIVMGGGMGLAQAAHLRLVTERSRVAMPETGIGLVPDVGASHFLSKLPLPLALYLGLTGVSIGAADALLCGLADAAVDSATLAGLEQTLAGIDWGHDTLADLRRALVPESVASAAEAPLLQVLPALLQHFAGHATLPEILAGLACQDDPAYTAWATRTIDVLRTRSPLSACATRELLLRGRRMDLADCFRMELAVVVNTFAQGDFVEGVRALIVDKDNAPRWRVTSYDAVDDAQVQALFRPWWAPGEQPLALHR comes from the coding sequence ATGCGCCTGACCGAAGAAACCAAGACCGCCAACCTGGATGTGGCCGAGCCCGAGGTGCTGTTCCAGGTGGTCAACGGCGTCGGCATCGCCACGCTGAACCGGCCGCGCCAGCTCAATGCCTTGTCGTACCCGATGATCGTTGCGCTGGGCGCGCAGGTCGATGCCTGGGCCAACGACGATGCCATCCGCGCGGTGGTGCTGCGGGGCGCGGGTCCAAAGGCCTTCTGCGCCGGCGGCGATATCCGCGCACTGACCGACAGCTATCGCGACGGCACGCCGCTGCACCGGCGCTTCTTTATCGACGAATACACGCTGGACCACCGCCTGCACCGCTATCCCAAGCCGCTGGTGGCGCTGATGGACGGCATCGTCATGGGCGGCGGCATGGGCCTGGCACAGGCCGCGCACCTGCGCCTGGTGACCGAGCGCTCGCGCGTGGCCATGCCCGAGACCGGCATCGGCCTGGTGCCGGATGTGGGGGCCAGCCACTTCCTGTCGAAGCTGCCGCTGCCGCTGGCGCTCTACCTGGGCCTGACCGGCGTTAGCATCGGCGCGGCCGACGCCTTGCTGTGCGGACTGGCCGATGCGGCAGTGGACAGCGCCACGCTGGCCGGGCTGGAGCAAACTCTTGCCGGCATCGACTGGGGCCATGACACGCTCGCGGACCTGCGCCGTGCGCTGGTGCCCGAGTCCGTTGCCAGCGCCGCCGAAGCACCGCTGCTGCAAGTGCTGCCGGCCCTGCTGCAGCATTTCGCGGGGCACGCCACGCTGCCGGAGATTTTGGCCGGCCTGGCTTGCCAGGACGACCCCGCCTACACCGCATGGGCCACCCGTACCATCGACGTGCTGCGCACCCGTTCCCCGCTTTCCGCGTGCGCCACGCGCGAACTGCTGCTGCGCGGGCGCAGGATGGACCTGGCCGACTGCTTCCGCATGGAGCTGGCGGTGGTGGTCAACACCTTCGCGCAAGGCGATTTCGTCGAAGGCGTGCGCGCGCTGATCGTCGACAAGGACAACGCCCCGCGCTGGCGCGTCACCAGCTATGACGCGGTCGACGATGCCCAGGTCCAGGCGCTGTTCCGCCCGTGGTGGGCGCCGGGCGAGCAGCCGCTGGCCCTGCACCGCTGA
- a CDS encoding acyl-CoA dehydrogenase family protein — protein MHSDYTEEQIMIRDSARAFATERLAGGAAQWDRDGRLPDEVVAEMGALGLLGMIVPEEWGGTYTDYVAYALAIEEIAAGCAACATMMSVHNSVGCGPILHYGTDAQKERYLARLASGELIGAFCLTEPQAGSEAHNLRTRARFTDNGWVLNGSKQFVTNGKRAGVAVVFAATEPERGKKGISAFLVPTDTPGFIVHAPEKKLGIRASDTCAITLEDCVIPHDALLGEPGEGLRIALSNLEGGRIGIAAQAIGIARSAFEAACRYASERIQFGRALREHPPIANMLADMATELNAARLLVHRAARMRSDGVPCLSEASQAKLYASELAERVCSKALQIHGGYGYLEDYPVERHYRDARITQIYEGTSEIQRMLIARSL, from the coding sequence ATGCACAGCGACTACACCGAAGAGCAAATCATGATCCGCGACAGCGCGCGCGCCTTTGCCACCGAGCGGCTGGCCGGCGGCGCCGCGCAATGGGACCGCGACGGCCGCCTTCCCGACGAGGTCGTCGCCGAAATGGGCGCGCTGGGATTGCTGGGCATGATCGTGCCCGAAGAATGGGGCGGCACCTATACGGACTACGTCGCCTATGCGCTCGCCATCGAAGAGATTGCCGCCGGCTGCGCCGCCTGCGCGACGATGATGAGCGTGCACAACTCGGTCGGCTGCGGGCCGATCCTGCACTACGGCACCGACGCGCAGAAAGAGCGCTACCTGGCACGGCTGGCCAGCGGCGAGCTGATCGGCGCATTCTGCCTGACCGAACCGCAGGCCGGCTCCGAGGCGCACAACCTGCGCACCCGCGCCCGCTTCACCGACAACGGCTGGGTGCTTAACGGCAGCAAGCAGTTCGTCACCAACGGCAAGCGCGCGGGCGTGGCGGTGGTGTTTGCCGCGACCGAACCGGAGCGCGGCAAGAAAGGCATCTCGGCATTCCTGGTGCCTACCGACACGCCCGGCTTTATCGTCCACGCTCCGGAAAAGAAGCTGGGCATCCGCGCTTCGGACACCTGCGCCATCACGCTGGAAGACTGCGTGATCCCGCATGACGCGCTGCTGGGCGAGCCCGGCGAGGGCCTGCGCATCGCGCTGTCCAACCTGGAAGGCGGACGCATCGGCATCGCCGCGCAGGCGATCGGCATCGCCCGCTCGGCATTCGAGGCCGCATGCCGCTACGCGTCCGAGCGCATCCAGTTCGGCCGCGCGCTGCGCGAGCATCCTCCCATCGCCAACATGCTCGCCGACATGGCCACCGAACTGAATGCCGCGCGGCTGCTGGTGCATCGCGCCGCGCGCATGCGCAGCGACGGCGTGCCGTGCCTGTCCGAGGCCTCGCAGGCCAAGCTGTATGCGTCGGAACTGGCCGAGCGCGTGTGCTCCAAGGCGCTGCAGATCCACGGCGGCTATGGCTACCTTGAAGACTATCCGGTCGAGCGCCATTACCGCGACGCCCGCATTACCCAGATCTACGAAGGCACCAGCGAGATCCAGCGCATGCTGATCGCGCGCAGCCTCTGA
- the fghA gene encoding S-formylglutathione hydrolase, with amino-acid sequence MELISQHGCHGGVQRFYRHDSVAIGLPMRFSVYLPPQAQAGARVPVLFYLAGLTCTEETFMIKAGAQRFAAEHGLMLVAPDTSPRGAGLPGEADAWDFGVGAGFYVDATEAPWHKHWRMESYVAEELFDLATSALPGDAARVGIFGHSMGGHGALVLAQRHPQRFRSVSAFAPIAAPSRCPWGEKAFTGYLGSDRAAWAQYDASELMARQPGAPFPAGILVDQGLDDQFLQSQLHPDAFAAACQAVGQPLTLRRHSGYDHGYYFITSFIADHIRHHATQL; translated from the coding sequence ATGGAACTGATCTCTCAACATGGCTGCCACGGCGGCGTGCAGCGCTTCTATCGCCATGACTCGGTGGCGATCGGGCTGCCGATGCGCTTCTCGGTCTACCTGCCGCCGCAGGCGCAGGCCGGCGCACGGGTGCCGGTGCTGTTCTACCTGGCGGGCCTCACCTGCACCGAAGAGACCTTCATGATCAAGGCCGGCGCGCAGCGTTTCGCCGCCGAGCACGGCCTGATGCTGGTGGCACCCGACACCAGCCCGCGCGGCGCGGGCCTGCCGGGCGAAGCGGATGCCTGGGACTTCGGCGTGGGGGCGGGTTTCTATGTCGATGCCACCGAGGCGCCATGGCACAAGCACTGGCGCATGGAGAGCTACGTCGCCGAAGAACTGTTCGACCTGGCAACCAGCGCATTGCCGGGCGATGCCGCGCGCGTCGGCATCTTCGGGCATTCGATGGGCGGGCACGGTGCGCTGGTGCTGGCGCAGCGCCATCCCCAGCGCTTCCGCTCGGTGTCGGCGTTCGCGCCGATCGCCGCGCCGTCGCGCTGCCCGTGGGGCGAGAAGGCCTTTACCGGCTACCTCGGCAGCGACCGCGCCGCCTGGGCGCAGTATGACGCGAGCGAGCTGATGGCACGCCAGCCGGGTGCGCCGTTCCCGGCCGGCATCCTGGTCGACCAGGGCCTGGACGACCAGTTCCTGCAGAGCCAGCTGCATCCGGACGCATTCGCCGCGGCCTGCCAGGCCGTGGGCCAGCCGCTGACGCTGCGCCGGCACAGCGGCTACGACCACGGCTACTACTTCATCACCAGCTTTATCGCCGACCACATCCGGCACCACGCCACGCAGCTGTAG